The following are encoded in a window of Solibacillus sp. FSL R7-0668 genomic DNA:
- the glmM gene encoding phosphoglucosamine mutase, with the protein MGKYFGTDGVRGVANSELTPEFAFKLGRIGGYVLTKDAKDHPKVLIGRDTRISGEMLEGALVAGLLSIGAEVMRLGVISTPGVAYLSRVMNAEAGVMISASHNPVADNGIKFFGPDGFKLTDAQEAEIEALIDAEQDTLPRPVGAAIGTVTDYFEGGQKYISYLKQTVDEDFVGLHVALDCAHGATSSLATHLFADLEADISTMGASPDGLNINEGVGSTHPEAMAAFVVERGANLGLAFDGDGDRLIAVDENGTIVDGDQIMFIIGKYLNAKGRLTKNTVVSTVMSNMGFYKALEENDMTSVQTAVGDRYVVEEMRANGYNVGGEQSGHIVFLDYNTTGDGLLTGIQLVAIMKATGKKLSELAAEMTIYPQKLVNVRVTDKHAVTQNEKVAAVIAEVEAEMNGNGRVLVRPSGTEPLVRVMVEAATVEACETFVHRIAEVVRAEMGLTE; encoded by the coding sequence ATGGGTAAATATTTCGGAACAGATGGCGTCCGTGGTGTCGCAAATAGTGAGTTAACACCAGAGTTCGCATTTAAATTAGGTCGTATTGGTGGCTATGTGCTAACAAAGGATGCTAAAGATCACCCGAAAGTATTAATCGGACGTGACACTCGTATTTCCGGGGAAATGTTAGAAGGTGCCCTTGTAGCAGGTCTTCTATCAATCGGTGCAGAGGTAATGCGCTTAGGCGTAATAAGTACACCAGGTGTTGCTTATCTTTCACGTGTGATGAACGCAGAGGCAGGTGTGATGATTTCAGCGTCACACAACCCTGTAGCGGATAATGGCATTAAATTTTTCGGTCCAGACGGCTTTAAATTAACAGATGCACAAGAAGCAGAAATCGAAGCGTTAATTGATGCAGAGCAAGATACATTACCACGTCCAGTTGGGGCTGCCATTGGTACAGTGACAGACTACTTCGAGGGTGGACAAAAATATATTTCTTACTTAAAACAAACAGTCGATGAGGATTTCGTTGGTTTGCACGTAGCGTTAGACTGTGCACACGGAGCGACATCGTCATTAGCGACACATTTATTTGCGGATCTAGAAGCAGATATTTCAACAATGGGTGCTTCACCAGATGGGCTAAACATTAACGAAGGTGTTGGTTCGACGCATCCTGAAGCAATGGCTGCATTTGTTGTCGAGCGTGGTGCAAATCTTGGATTAGCATTTGATGGCGATGGCGACCGTTTAATTGCAGTAGATGAAAATGGAACAATCGTAGACGGTGACCAAATTATGTTCATCATCGGTAAGTATCTAAACGCAAAAGGTCGTTTAACGAAAAATACAGTTGTTTCAACAGTAATGAGTAATATGGGCTTCTATAAAGCATTAGAAGAAAACGACATGACAAGTGTTCAAACAGCGGTTGGTGACCGTTATGTCGTGGAAGAAATGCGTGCAAACGGCTATAACGTTGGTGGCGAGCAATCCGGTCATATTGTATTTTTAGATTACAACACAACAGGTGACGGCTTATTAACGGGTATTCAATTAGTAGCGATCATGAAGGCAACTGGTAAAAAGCTTTCAGAACTTGCGGCTGAAATGACGATTTACCCTCAAAAGTTAGTAAATGTTCGTGTAACAGACAAGCACGCTGTGACACAAAATGAAAAAGTGGCTGCGGTCATCGCGGAAGTAGAAGCAGAAATGAACGGCAATGGTCGTGTGTTAGTGCGTCCTTCGGGTACAGAGCCATTAGTGCGTGTCATGGTGGAAGCAGCGACAGTAGAAGCATGCGAAACATTTGTTCATCGTATTGCAGAAGTTGTACGCGCGGAAATGGGCTTAACAGAATAA
- a CDS encoding CdaR family protein produces the protein MDKLFDSPWMLRLTALFLALALFLYVQTEEKRKAESDLSKETDVITNVPLEVYYDHDNLFVTGLPETVDVKISGPSAIIMTTKIEKDFKVFVDLNSLLIGEHSVTIQQENFSEKLNVSIEPKTVNVKIEEKITEEFRVEPEMNSRLVKEDFIVKSKIAEPTRVSITGAKSVIDSISYVKATVTGDKGIDKSFEQEATVKVLDRDLNKLDVRVNPEKVNVKVEINEYSRELPITLKEKGELPEGVTIEKLSLDPSKITVYGTKIAIDELKEVVVEVDRAQLKESGSYDFKITLPAGATKLSQDQLTIHADVINEQANEDTVSEVDVEAGTDEAEGN, from the coding sequence ATGGATAAATTATTCGATAGCCCTTGGATGCTACGGTTAACGGCATTATTTTTGGCGTTGGCGCTTTTTCTTTATGTTCAAACCGAAGAAAAACGCAAAGCAGAATCAGATTTGTCTAAAGAAACAGATGTTATTACAAATGTCCCGTTAGAAGTGTACTATGACCATGACAATTTGTTTGTAACAGGGCTTCCTGAAACGGTAGATGTAAAAATTTCAGGACCATCTGCAATCATCATGACGACTAAGATAGAAAAGGATTTTAAAGTATTTGTCGATTTAAACTCATTGTTAATTGGCGAACATAGCGTTACAATACAGCAAGAAAACTTTTCTGAAAAACTGAATGTTTCAATCGAACCGAAAACGGTCAATGTGAAGATTGAAGAAAAGATTACAGAAGAGTTCCGTGTTGAGCCTGAAATGAATAGCCGTCTAGTCAAAGAGGATTTTATCGTAAAAAGTAAGATAGCTGAACCAACACGCGTTTCGATTACTGGAGCGAAAAGCGTCATCGATAGCATAAGCTATGTAAAGGCAACGGTTACTGGAGATAAAGGAATTGATAAATCATTTGAGCAAGAGGCTACAGTAAAGGTATTAGACCGTGATTTAAATAAGCTGGATGTGCGAGTGAATCCAGAAAAAGTAAATGTAAAGGTCGAAATTAATGAATATAGCCGAGAGCTCCCGATTACACTGAAAGAAAAAGGAGAGCTTCCAGAAGGTGTAACGATTGAAAAACTATCGTTAGATCCATCGAAAATAACGGTTTACGGTACAAAAATAGCGATTGATGAATTAAAAGAGGTCGTTGTGGAAGTGGACCGAGCTCAACTAAAGGAATCGGGTTCATATGACTTTAAAATTACTTTACCAGCAGGTGCAACAAAATTATCACAAGATCAACTGACCATTCATGCAGATGTAATTAATGAGCAGGCTAACGAGGATACTGTTAGCGAAGTTGATGTCGAAGCAGGCACTGACGAGGCAGAGGGAAATTAA
- the cdaA gene encoding diadenylate cyclase CdaA, whose protein sequence is MQIFEQFTDITAVGVIFKVLDVLLVWYVVYKALTLIKGTKAVQLLKGLLIIVLAKLATYVFKLNTLDWLLEEVIDFGFLAIIIIFQPEIRRALEQIGRGKIFQRANNQQEDEQSRLIEAMKKSVSYMAKRRIGALISIEKETGLNEYVDTGIKMDASISSELLINIFIPNTPLHDGAVVIQKNQISASACYLPLSESAFISKELGTRHRAALGLSEVTDAITIVVSEETGAISITANGNLHRNLSISEFEDLLRKMWFGPEQDSNLASKWTWGGKKNG, encoded by the coding sequence ATGCAAATATTTGAGCAATTTACAGACATCACAGCTGTAGGTGTTATTTTTAAGGTATTAGATGTACTGCTCGTGTGGTACGTCGTTTACAAAGCATTGACCCTCATAAAAGGAACGAAAGCAGTTCAATTATTAAAAGGGTTATTAATAATTGTGTTAGCGAAGTTAGCTACGTATGTGTTTAAATTAAACACGTTGGATTGGTTGTTAGAAGAGGTCATTGATTTTGGTTTCCTAGCGATTATTATTATATTCCAGCCAGAAATACGTAGGGCGCTAGAACAAATCGGACGAGGTAAAATATTCCAACGCGCAAACAATCAGCAAGAGGATGAGCAATCTCGTTTAATAGAGGCGATGAAAAAATCGGTTAGTTATATGGCAAAGCGTCGAATCGGTGCCTTGATTTCGATTGAAAAAGAAACCGGTTTAAATGAATATGTGGATACGGGTATCAAAATGGATGCGAGTATTTCCTCTGAGCTATTGATAAATATTTTTATTCCCAATACGCCGCTACATGACGGCGCGGTAGTCATCCAAAAAAACCAAATTTCTGCATCAGCCTGTTACTTACCACTATCCGAGAGTGCCTTTATTTCAAAAGAGCTCGGTACGCGTCACCGTGCAGCGCTTGGCCTGAGTGAAGTGACAGATGCAATCACGATCGTTGTGTCTGAGGAAACAGGAGCGATTAGTATTACAGCAAATGGTAATTTACACCGTAATCTGTCAATATCAGAATTTGAAGACCTACTACGTAAAATGTGGTTTGGCCCTGAGCAAGATTCTAACTTAGCTTCTAAGTGGACTTGGGGAGGGAAAAAGAATGGATAA
- a CDS encoding zf-HC2 domain-containing protein: MKTCASQFVDYMHEYLDGDISREHEKNLKQHLQTCPDCQQHMHELSDTVAFIKSAAHITAPPGLEEQVMSRLPKRKSGVGIKRWFRHHPVLVAAAVFCLFMSATLLGSFPNDEQFSVTKQPNLVVDGQTVTVPAGEVVKGDIVVKNGDIIVEGEVDGNITVINGNYMASTAVVTGQVEEIDEMFEWLWYKIKNGFNDLTALFQ, translated from the coding sequence ATGAAAACGTGTGCATCACAATTCGTGGATTATATGCACGAATATTTAGATGGTGATATTAGTCGTGAGCATGAGAAGAACTTAAAGCAACATTTGCAAACATGCCCAGATTGCCAACAACATATGCATGAATTAAGTGACACGGTTGCGTTTATCAAGAGTGCAGCACATATTACTGCCCCTCCTGGTTTAGAGGAACAAGTAATGAGCCGTTTACCGAAGCGCAAAAGTGGGGTTGGCATAAAGCGTTGGTTCCGTCATCATCCAGTGCTTGTGGCGGCAGCTGTGTTTTGCTTGTTTATGAGTGCGACGTTGTTAGGAAGCTTCCCCAATGACGAGCAATTCTCCGTAACGAAGCAGCCGAACTTAGTGGTAGATGGTCAAACGGTCACTGTACCTGCTGGAGAGGTTGTAAAGGGTGATATCGTTGTAAAAAACGGTGACATTATCGTAGAGGGAGAAGTAGATGGCAATATTACGGTGATTAATGGGAACTACATGGCATCTACTGCTGTCGTAACAGGGCAAGTTGAAGAAATCGATGAAATGTTCGAATGGCTTTGGTATAAAATTAAAAATGGCTTTAATGATTTGACAGCACTTTTTCAATAA
- the sigW gene encoding RNA polymerase sigma factor SigW, producing MDALVNKRIKQVLKGDQNAYADIVNLYQHKLYQVCYRMLGNKQEAEDITQEAFIRAYINLHSYDQKRKFSTWIYRIATNLCIDRIRKKKPDYYLDAEVAGTEGLNMYSQIAADEQLPEDVVEQMELQERIQYEISRLPDKYRSVIVLKYIEELSLQEISEILDMPLGTVKTRIHRGREALRKQLNKL from the coding sequence ATGGATGCGTTAGTGAATAAAAGAATAAAGCAAGTGCTTAAAGGTGATCAAAACGCATATGCCGATATTGTTAACCTCTACCAGCACAAGCTGTATCAAGTGTGTTATCGTATGCTAGGCAATAAACAAGAAGCCGAGGATATTACACAGGAGGCATTTATACGTGCCTATATCAATCTTCATTCGTATGATCAAAAACGAAAATTTTCGACGTGGATTTACCGAATTGCGACGAATCTTTGCATTGACCGCATACGTAAAAAGAAGCCCGATTATTACTTAGATGCAGAGGTTGCTGGTACGGAAGGGTTAAATATGTACTCGCAGATTGCGGCTGATGAGCAATTACCAGAAGACGTAGTAGAGCAAATGGAGCTTCAAGAGCGTATTCAATATGAAATCAGCCGATTACCTGATAAATATCGTTCGGTCATCGTTTTAAAATACATTGAAGAGTTGTCGTTGCAGGAGATTAGTGAAATTTTAGATATGCCATTAGGAACAGTAAAAACTCGTATCCATCGTGGCCGAGAAGCATTAAGAAAACAGTTAAACAAATTGTAG
- the rocF gene encoding arginase yields the protein MENKKISIIGVPCDYGQQRRGVDMGPSAIRYAGLQERLKTLGYNVADEGNIQVVDVDEVAQHDQRLLNLEEVVSMSTALAKKVDAVVKRNRTPLVLGGDHSIAIGTLAGLSMHYKNLGVIWFDAHADLNTPDTTPSGNIHGMPLATSIGLGHERLTSILHSEVKIKAENIIIIGGRSIDEGERVLIKERGIKVYTMHEIDRLGMTHVMEETLRFFKAQQVDGLHLSLDLDALDPLYTPGVGTPVVGGITYRESHLAMEMIQESSLLTSAEFVEVNPILDERNKTADVAVALIGSLFGETLV from the coding sequence ATGGAAAACAAAAAAATTTCGATTATAGGGGTGCCATGTGACTATGGTCAGCAGCGACGTGGGGTTGATATGGGACCAAGTGCGATTCGCTATGCGGGATTACAGGAACGATTGAAAACACTTGGCTATAATGTTGCAGATGAGGGCAATATTCAGGTAGTTGATGTAGATGAGGTAGCGCAGCACGATCAACGACTATTAAATTTAGAAGAGGTTGTAAGTATGAGTACAGCGCTTGCTAAAAAAGTAGATGCCGTTGTAAAAAGGAATCGTACACCACTTGTATTAGGTGGGGATCATAGTATTGCCATTGGGACGCTTGCGGGACTTTCTATGCATTACAAAAACTTAGGGGTTATTTGGTTTGATGCACATGCGGATTTAAATACACCAGACACAACCCCGTCAGGTAATATTCATGGTATGCCACTTGCGACGAGCATTGGGCTAGGGCATGAGCGCTTAACATCAATTTTGCATAGCGAAGTAAAAATTAAGGCAGAGAATATTATTATCATTGGCGGAAGATCCATAGATGAAGGGGAACGTGTGTTAATTAAAGAACGGGGCATAAAAGTGTATACAATGCATGAAATAGATCGTTTAGGCATGACACATGTTATGGAAGAGACGCTGCGTTTTTTTAAAGCACAACAAGTTGATGGGTTGCATTTATCGCTGGATTTAGATGCGCTAGATCCACTTTATACCCCAGGCGTAGGGACACCTGTTGTAGGAGGGATTACATATCGCGAAAGTCATTTAGCAATGGAAATGATTCAGGAGTCGAGTCTGCTGACATCGGCAGAATTTGTAGAGGTGAATCCCATTTTAGATGAACGAAATAAAACAGCAGATGTGGCGGTTGCACTAATTGGTTCGTTATTTGGGGAAACTTTAGTATGA
- a CDS encoding alpha/beta hydrolase: MIYSLVVILLLTACTNEKSEEQQEVSKQEQEAIVMNEALLGKWQGLIEHPQMPLEIILSLQQEGGHFSIPAQRLSDYPFESVKYDGQKVEITIDLAGSLIKIEGILDKNQIDATFTQKGQAYPLLLKPYTEAKVTYEELAVPVEGGELKVALQMPENPTGDLVIIHAGSGPTNKDGNTIGSGKNNSLKMLAEELAAQGIASVRFDKRGIGENTALMTNEANLTFTHYINDVSSIVAYMKQDSRFTSIHLLGHSEGALIMTLAAQHDGIASLIVVAGAGRPADEILLEQLSASLPPNLLNESKEALQKIKAGEMIANVSNELMALFRPSVQPYMRSWLQYDPQQEIKKVTVPILIIQGKKDIQITETDAKALAAGNKKATVHYFEQMNHVLKDIKGDYQENIASYTTPELPLANGLIEEIVNFIK; encoded by the coding sequence ATGATCTATAGTTTAGTGGTGATATTGTTACTTACAGCGTGTACGAATGAAAAATCAGAGGAACAACAAGAGGTATCCAAGCAGGAACAGGAGGCGATTGTCATGAACGAGGCACTATTAGGAAAATGGCAGGGCTTGATTGAACATCCACAGATGCCACTTGAAATTATTTTAAGCTTGCAACAAGAGGGCGGTCATTTTTCAATTCCAGCACAACGTTTGAGTGACTATCCGTTTGAAAGTGTCAAGTATGATGGGCAAAAAGTAGAAATAACAATTGATTTGGCTGGCTCATTGATAAAAATTGAAGGAATATTGGACAAAAATCAAATCGATGCGACTTTTACACAAAAGGGTCAAGCGTATCCACTATTATTAAAGCCCTATACGGAAGCAAAAGTTACATATGAAGAGCTAGCTGTACCGGTAGAGGGCGGTGAGCTCAAGGTAGCGTTGCAAATGCCAGAAAATCCTACAGGCGATTTAGTCATTATTCATGCCGGATCAGGACCTACAAACAAAGACGGTAATACAATTGGCAGCGGGAAGAATAATAGCTTAAAGATGCTTGCAGAAGAATTAGCAGCGCAGGGTATAGCTTCGGTGCGTTTTGACAAACGAGGTATTGGAGAAAATACAGCGTTGATGACAAATGAAGCGAATTTAACCTTTACTCATTATATAAATGATGTTTCATCAATTGTCGCGTATATGAAGCAAGACAGTCGTTTTACTTCGATTCATTTACTTGGTCATAGTGAAGGGGCATTAATTATGACGCTGGCCGCACAACACGATGGAATTGCTTCATTAATAGTAGTAGCTGGTGCGGGTCGTCCAGCAGATGAAATTTTACTCGAGCAATTATCAGCAAGCTTACCACCGAATCTATTAAATGAATCCAAAGAAGCACTCCAAAAAATAAAGGCAGGGGAAATGATAGCCAATGTTTCAAATGAGCTAATGGCGTTATTTAGACCATCCGTGCAGCCATATATGAGATCATGGCTTCAATACGACCCTCAACAGGAAATTAAAAAAGTAACGGTCCCTATTTTGATTATTCAGGGGAAAAAGGATATACAAATTACAGAAACCGATGCAAAGGCATTAGCAGCAGGAAATAAAAAAGCAACCGTCCATTATTTTGAGCAAATGAACCATGTATTAAAGGATATCAAAGGGGATTATCAAGAAAATATCGCTAGCTATACTACCCCCGAACTTCCATTAGCGAACGGGTTGATTGAAGAAATTGTTAATTTCATTAAATGA
- a CDS encoding FusB/FusC family EF-G-binding protein encodes MTAPFLTVADVRLIEKQVKKILRAKSSSNDTKIINTVIGLAIEELRENLSVVNEEILKEVEHIEDNLNAELFIHSLKAYTIPFKAISDKSLQKLFKKDKKLKLPKLDLIDWQTISYLSWLDKGTNRQYIVLENEGDYTALRGVYEASTSNKGVCAICNQHSAVHLFTATVKGNGDHYTSYSNYICDDVLACNGNVTDYTKLEQFVSRNLS; translated from the coding sequence ATGACAGCACCATTTTTAACTGTTGCTGATGTGCGATTAATCGAAAAGCAAGTGAAGAAAATCCTTCGTGCAAAATCATCATCAAACGATACGAAAATAATAAATACAGTAATAGGACTAGCAATTGAAGAATTACGTGAAAACCTAAGTGTAGTTAATGAAGAGATTCTGAAAGAAGTTGAACATATAGAAGACAATCTTAATGCAGAACTGTTTATCCATAGCTTAAAGGCGTATACAATCCCGTTTAAAGCCATTTCTGATAAGAGTCTTCAAAAGCTTTTTAAGAAGGATAAAAAGCTGAAATTACCGAAGTTGGATTTGATTGATTGGCAAACGATAAGTTATCTTTCTTGGCTTGATAAAGGTACAAACCGTCAGTATATTGTCCTAGAAAATGAAGGGGATTATACAGCATTACGTGGCGTATATGAGGCATCTACATCAAACAAAGGGGTATGTGCAATTTGTAATCAACATAGTGCCGTGCATTTATTTACAGCGACGGTAAAAGGCAATGGTGATCATTACACCTCTTATAGCAACTATATTTGTGATGACGTACTTGCATGTAATGGGAATGTGACTGATTATACGAAACTTGAACAATTTGTTTCTCGAAATTTATCCTAA